One region of Chryseobacterium sp. C-71 genomic DNA includes:
- a CDS encoding exopolysaccharide biosynthesis polyprenyl glycosylphosphotransferase, with protein MQRIRYSRYLKSIIVLLDLSVIASVFIFFFISRNEGLRHHEETWYQNSFSLALLFLFWMLLSGRTRIYNIPRNLTYTLFLERLFSHFVIFTIGILLIGKVSNNLFFNSDIYWLTLYLFFFIFFLRSIIFFIIKYLRSVGINHRNIMFLGENSSTDVLKDILKGRKDYGYKIFSYNSSNLSFNELIEFWKTNGIHTLFIPTDSALDKELEKRLFKLAEEHKVHVSLVPNISKSNFFYYDLGYIETQPVLNQAKYPLDYYSNFFLKRTFDIVFSTLVLVLICSWLFPIIAILIKRNSKGPVFFVQKRYGFHEEVFNCIKFRTMIVNDESTTKTTLDNDSRITKIGKFLRKTSLDEMPQFINVLKGEMSIVGPRPHMLAVDNYYKPKIGRYTLRSLASPGITGLAQVSGFRGDSGNVEVEMNKRILADAFYVRNWSFVLDLVIILKTIVLVVGGDKNAK; from the coding sequence ATGCAAAGAATTCGATACTCTAGATATCTAAAATCGATTATTGTTTTGCTTGACCTTTCGGTTATTGCATCTGTGTTTATATTCTTTTTTATAAGCCGAAATGAGGGTTTGAGACATCATGAAGAAACATGGTATCAAAATAGTTTTTCTCTGGCATTATTATTCTTATTCTGGATGCTTTTGAGTGGCAGAACAAGAATTTATAACATCCCCAGAAACCTGACTTACACTTTGTTTCTTGAGCGATTGTTCAGTCATTTTGTGATCTTTACTATCGGGATTTTATTGATTGGCAAGGTTAGCAACAATCTGTTTTTTAATTCTGACATTTACTGGCTTACTTTATATTTATTTTTCTTTATTTTCTTTTTAAGATCAATAATATTTTTCATTATAAAGTATTTACGTTCAGTTGGGATTAACCACAGAAACATTATGTTTTTGGGAGAGAATAGCTCGACTGATGTTTTAAAAGATATTTTGAAAGGCAGAAAGGACTATGGATACAAAATTTTCAGTTATAATTCTTCTAATCTTTCTTTCAATGAATTAATCGAATTCTGGAAAACCAACGGAATTCATACACTTTTTATCCCGACAGATAGTGCTCTTGACAAAGAATTAGAGAAGAGATTGTTTAAATTAGCCGAAGAGCACAAAGTGCACGTGTCGCTGGTTCCTAATATCTCAAAAAGCAATTTTTTCTATTATGATTTGGGATATATTGAGACACAACCGGTTTTAAATCAGGCAAAATATCCTTTAGATTATTATTCAAATTTCTTTCTGAAAAGAACATTTGACATTGTATTTTCTACATTGGTCTTAGTTTTGATTTGTTCATGGTTGTTTCCAATAATTGCAATTTTAATTAAAAGAAACTCAAAAGGCCCTGTTTTTTTTGTTCAAAAAAGATACGGTTTTCATGAAGAGGTTTTTAATTGTATTAAATTCAGAACAATGATTGTGAACGATGAATCTACTACAAAAACTACCCTTGATAATGACTCGAGAATTACAAAAATCGGAAAGTTTTTGAGAAAGACAAGTTTAGACGAAATGCCTCAGTTTATTAATGTTTTAAAAGGCGAAATGTCTATTGTTGGCCCAAGACCTCATATGTTAGCAGTTGACAATTATTATAAGCCGAAAATAGGGAGATACACATTGAGGAGTTTAGCAAGCCCTGGAATTACAGGCTTAGCACAAGTAAGCGGTTTCCGCGGAGATTCCGGAAATGTAGAAGTAGAGATGAATAAAAGAATACTTGCCGATGCTTTCTACGTAAGAAACTGGAGTTTTGTACTTGATCTGGTTATCATTTTAAAAACCATTGTATTGGTAGTAGGAGGCGATAAAAACGCCAAGTAA
- a CDS encoding 7-carboxy-7-deazaguanine synthase QueE encodes MDLVEDILLKEGKMLPVMEHFYTIQGEGAHTGKAAYFIRLGGCDVGCHWCDVKESWDPNLHPLMNAEDIAETAAKHCKIVVLTGGEPLMWNLDILTGKLKELGCTVHIETSGAYPMSGKLDWITLSPKKTGLPKEEIYQKAHELKVIVFNNNDLKFAEEQAAKVSENCKLYLQSEWSKREEIYPKITDFILANPRWQASVQTHKYLNIP; translated from the coding sequence ATGGATTTAGTAGAAGATATATTATTAAAAGAAGGTAAAATGCTCCCGGTGATGGAGCATTTTTACACTATTCAGGGAGAAGGTGCTCACACCGGAAAAGCAGCATATTTCATCAGATTGGGCGGTTGCGATGTCGGCTGCCATTGGTGTGATGTGAAAGAAAGCTGGGATCCCAACCTTCACCCTTTAATGAATGCAGAGGATATTGCAGAAACGGCGGCAAAACATTGTAAAATTGTAGTTTTAACAGGTGGTGAACCTTTGATGTGGAATTTAGATATTTTGACAGGAAAATTAAAGGAATTAGGTTGTACTGTTCACATTGAAACCTCCGGAGCATATCCTATGAGCGGAAAATTGGACTGGATTACCCTTTCACCAAAGAAAACAGGATTGCCGAAAGAAGAAATTTATCAAAAGGCTCACGAATTGAAAGTAATTGTTTTTAATAATAATGATTTAAAATTTGCTGAAGAGCAGGCCGCAAAAGTTTCAGAAAACTGTAAATTGTATCTGCAAAGCGAATGGAGCAAACGTGAGGAAATTTATCCTAAAATCACCGACTTTATTCTTGCCAATCCACGTTGGCAGGCATCGGTTCAGACGCATAAATATCTGAATATTCCATAA
- a CDS encoding ABC transporter permease — protein sequence MLKKFFTAIGEYMILIGKSLQKPQKMRVFWKLFMREINDLGVNSFGLVIFTSIFVGAVVAIQMFNNFDASSFPIPTSFVGYATKAVLVLEFAPTIISLILAGKVGSYIASTIGTMRVSEQIDALDIMGVNSPNFLILPKIIACLIFNPILIALSIVFGIGGGYIAGILTGNWTTSDYITGIQMYMPNLFIYYAFAKTIVFAFVIATVPSYFGYFVNGGSLEVGRASTQAVVWTMVFIIISELILTQLILS from the coding sequence ATGTTAAAAAAGTTTTTTACAGCCATAGGAGAATACATGATTCTTATCGGTAAATCTCTTCAAAAGCCTCAGAAAATGAGAGTTTTTTGGAAGTTGTTTATGAGAGAGATCAATGATTTGGGTGTTAACTCGTTCGGGTTGGTTATTTTCACATCCATATTTGTAGGTGCTGTTGTTGCAATCCAGATGTTTAATAATTTTGATGCCTCTTCATTTCCGATTCCAACGTCATTTGTAGGATACGCAACAAAAGCAGTTTTAGTTCTTGAATTTGCACCTACCATTATCAGTTTGATCCTTGCAGGAAAAGTGGGTTCATATATCGCATCTACAATTGGTACTATGCGTGTTTCTGAACAGATTGATGCCTTAGATATTATGGGGGTAAATTCTCCCAATTTCTTAATCTTACCAAAAATCATCGCTTGTCTGATTTTCAATCCTATTCTGATTGCGCTCAGTATCGTCTTCGGTATTGGTGGCGGTTATATTGCAGGAATATTGACCGGAAACTGGACAACTTCAGATTATATCACAGGCATTCAGATGTATATGCCTAATCTTTTCATCTATTATGCATTTGCAAAGACCATTGTTTTTGCATTTGTAATTGCCACTGTTCCTTCTTATTTTGGATATTTTGTTAATGGCGGATCATTAGAAGTAGGTAGAGCAAGTACGCAAGCTGTGGTTTGGACAATGGTTTTCATCATTATTTCCGAATTAATTTTAACACAATTAATATTAAGCTGA
- a CDS encoding acyl-CoA dehydrogenase family protein — MSNTFSKIRNAIELFKSIDFDQLSQISQKVNLPKLMENFSKLDDKQLSGMMKMFDPNKKKKELPPIDGDFYDIYHTLTHEQREVQLKVRAFMEKEVKPLVNHYWLRDEFPHELIPKFQKLDICGVTYEGYGCKGMPFLMEGVIAMEMARIDASIATFFGVQSGLAMGSIYICGSEEQKQKWLPQMQKFEKIGAFGLTEPEVGSGAAGGLTVTCKKTPDGWILNGQKKWIGNATFADLIIIWARDLDDGEVKGFIVEKDNPGYSVEKIKGKMALRIVQNGLITLKDCIVTEENRLQNANSFKDTAKVLRMTRAGVAWMATGCARGAYESALDYTRKREQFGKPIASFQMIQGHLVEMLSNLTAMQTMVFRLSEMQDEGILKDEHASLAKVFCTMRTRDIVSRAREVLGGNGILLEYDVARFVADAEAIYSYEGTKEINSLIVGRSITGFSAFV, encoded by the coding sequence ATGTCTAATACTTTTTCCAAAATCAGAAACGCCATAGAATTATTTAAATCAATCGATTTTGATCAGCTAAGTCAAATTTCGCAAAAAGTAAATCTCCCCAAACTCATGGAAAACTTTTCCAAACTGGATGATAAACAACTCAGCGGGATGATGAAAATGTTTGATCCAAATAAGAAAAAGAAGGAGCTGCCACCAATTGACGGAGATTTCTACGATATTTACCACACTTTGACTCATGAACAAAGAGAAGTTCAGCTAAAAGTAAGAGCGTTCATGGAAAAAGAAGTGAAACCTTTAGTCAATCATTACTGGCTAAGAGATGAATTTCCACATGAATTAATTCCAAAATTTCAAAAGTTAGATATTTGTGGAGTAACATATGAAGGTTACGGTTGCAAAGGAATGCCCTTTCTGATGGAAGGTGTAATTGCAATGGAGATGGCAAGAATTGATGCATCAATCGCAACATTTTTCGGAGTGCAATCTGGTTTGGCAATGGGTTCCATTTATATTTGCGGTTCGGAAGAACAAAAACAAAAATGGCTTCCTCAAATGCAGAAGTTTGAAAAAATAGGAGCATTCGGTTTAACAGAACCTGAAGTGGGTTCCGGAGCGGCGGGAGGTTTGACGGTAACCTGCAAAAAAACTCCTGATGGATGGATCTTAAATGGTCAAAAAAAATGGATTGGTAATGCAACGTTTGCTGATTTAATTATAATTTGGGCAAGAGATTTAGATGATGGTGAAGTGAAAGGTTTTATTGTAGAAAAAGATAATCCCGGATATTCTGTTGAGAAAATTAAAGGGAAAATGGCCTTGAGAATTGTTCAGAATGGTTTGATTACCTTAAAAGACTGTATCGTAACGGAAGAAAACAGACTGCAAAATGCCAACTCATTCAAAGACACCGCAAAAGTTTTAAGAATGACAAGAGCTGGCGTTGCCTGGATGGCAACTGGTTGCGCAAGAGGAGCATATGAAAGTGCATTAGATTATACAAGAAAAAGAGAACAGTTCGGAAAACCGATTGCTTCATTCCAAATGATTCAAGGTCACTTGGTAGAAATGCTATCCAATTTAACTGCAATGCAGACGATGGTTTTTAGGCTTTCGGAAATGCAGGACGAAGGAATTTTAAAAGATGAACACGCTTCTTTGGCTAAAGTTTTCTGTACCATGAGAACCAGAGATATTGTTTCAAGAGCTCGCGAAGTTCTAGGCGGAAACGGAATTTTGCTTGAATATGATGTTGCAAGATTTGTTGCCGATGCAGAAGCTATTTATTCTTACGAAGGAACGAAAGAGATCAATTCACTGATTGTTGGTAGATCGATCACCGGTTTCAGTGCATTTGTGTAA
- the pgi gene encoding glucose-6-phosphate isomerase, giving the protein MLSKINPTQTNSWKALDEHFGNNDFELRSLFQYNPNRFGEYSIKKDNFLFDYSKNLIDTRTKELLLNLAEECQLKDAISKMFSGDKINETEGRAVLHTALRDFSDKEILVDGENIKPQIKRVLDHMKSFSENVISGNHKGFSGKEITDVVNIGIGGSDLGPVMVVSAMKHFKTRLDVHFVSNVDGNHIAEVVKNLNPETTLFIIASKTFTTQETMTNANSAKNWFLKAGKQEDVAKHFVALSTNVQAVKDFGIAEENIFEFWDWVGGRYSLWSAIGLSIVLSVGYENFEQLLKGAENTDQHFQTADFSENVPVLMGLLGIWYRNFYAATTYAILPYSQYLDRFAAYLQQGDMESNGKCVDRNGEFVEYETGPIIWGEPGTNGQHAFYQLIHQGTELIPADFIAYAKSPNKVSDHQDKLLANFFAQTEALAFGKTEEEVEAELKASGKSEEDIDFLLNYKVFQGNTPTNSIIFKELTSFSLGQLIAMYEHKIFVQGVIWNIFSFDQFGVELGKVLANKILPELENNETISSHDSSTNGLINYYKSNK; this is encoded by the coding sequence ATGCTATCTAAAATAAACCCTACCCAAACCAATAGCTGGAAAGCACTTGACGAACATTTCGGAAACAATGATTTTGAGTTGAGAAGCCTTTTTCAATACAATCCGAATCGTTTTGGAGAGTATTCTATTAAAAAAGATAATTTTCTATTCGATTATTCTAAAAACTTGATTGATACAAGAACAAAAGAATTGTTATTAAATCTTGCAGAAGAATGTCAGTTAAAAGATGCGATTTCTAAAATGTTTTCGGGAGATAAAATCAATGAAACAGAAGGAAGAGCGGTTCTGCATACAGCTTTAAGGGATTTTTCTGATAAAGAAATATTGGTTGACGGTGAAAATATCAAGCCTCAAATTAAAAGAGTTTTGGATCACATGAAATCTTTTTCTGAAAACGTTATTTCAGGAAATCACAAAGGTTTTAGCGGAAAAGAAATTACTGACGTGGTGAACATCGGAATCGGAGGCTCAGATTTGGGACCGGTGATGGTAGTTTCGGCGATGAAGCATTTCAAAACAAGATTGGATGTTCATTTCGTTTCAAATGTAGACGGAAATCATATCGCTGAAGTGGTGAAGAATTTAAATCCTGAAACCACTTTATTTATCATTGCTTCAAAAACATTTACGACTCAGGAAACAATGACGAATGCAAATTCGGCAAAAAACTGGTTCTTAAAAGCTGGAAAACAGGAAGATGTAGCAAAACACTTTGTTGCTTTATCTACTAATGTACAAGCAGTTAAAGACTTCGGAATCGCAGAAGAAAACATCTTCGAGTTCTGGGACTGGGTTGGAGGAAGATATTCATTATGGAGTGCGATTGGTTTAAGCATTGTTCTTTCAGTTGGATATGAAAATTTCGAGCAATTATTAAAAGGTGCTGAAAACACAGATCAACATTTCCAGACAGCAGATTTTTCTGAAAACGTTCCTGTTTTGATGGGACTTTTAGGAATTTGGTACCGTAATTTCTATGCGGCAACGACGTATGCAATCCTTCCTTACTCTCAATACTTAGATAGATTTGCAGCCTATCTTCAACAGGGAGATATGGAAAGTAACGGAAAATGTGTTGACAGAAACGGTGAGTTCGTAGAATATGAAACAGGACCAATTATTTGGGGCGAGCCGGGAACAAACGGACAACATGCTTTCTATCAATTGATTCACCAAGGAACAGAATTGATTCCTGCTGATTTTATCGCCTATGCGAAAAGTCCAAACAAAGTTTCTGATCATCAGGATAAATTGTTGGCTAACTTTTTTGCACAAACTGAAGCACTTGCTTTCGGAAAAACGGAAGAAGAAGTTGAAGCAGAATTAAAGGCATCAGGAAAATCTGAAGAAGACATCGATTTCTTGTTAAATTACAAAGTCTTCCAAGGAAACACACCTACTAACTCAATCATTTTCAAAGAATTAACCTCTTTTTCTTTAGGACAGCTGATTGCAATGTATGAGCACAAAATATTTGTTCAGGGAGTTATTTGGAATATCTTTAGTTTTGATCAGTTCGGAGTTGAATTAGGAAAAGTTTTAGCAAACAAAATTTTGCCAGAACTCGAAAATAATGAGACAATTAGCTCTCATGACAGCTCTACGAATGGGTTGATTAATTATTATAAATCAAACAAATAA
- a CDS encoding bifunctional 5,10-methylenetetrahydrofolate dehydrogenase/5,10-methenyltetrahydrofolate cyclohydrolase, giving the protein MAEILDGLKVSKEIKAEIKVEVDKILQNKRRAPHLVAILVGNNGASKAYVNAKVKDCEEVGFQSSLVKFPSTVSESELLEKIEELNKDKSVDGFIVQLPLPDQVDQEKIINAIDPRKDVDGFHPTNFGKMALEMDTFLPATPFGILTLLERYNIETKGKDCVIIGRSKIVGRPMSILMGRKDFPGNSTVTLTHSYTKDIEEYTKKADIVITALGDPHFLKGEMIKDGAVIVDVGITRVDDDSPKGYYLAGDVDFDSCAAKASWITPVPGGVGPMTRAMLMKNTIIAYKTSVYND; this is encoded by the coding sequence ATGGCAGAAATTCTTGACGGATTAAAAGTTTCCAAAGAAATAAAAGCAGAAATCAAGGTTGAAGTTGATAAAATCCTACAAAACAAAAGAAGAGCACCACATTTGGTGGCAATTCTTGTTGGGAACAACGGAGCAAGCAAGGCGTATGTAAATGCTAAAGTGAAAGACTGTGAAGAAGTAGGATTTCAATCTAGCTTAGTTAAATTTCCAAGCACGGTTTCTGAATCTGAATTATTGGAAAAAATTGAGGAACTTAATAAAGATAAATCTGTAGATGGTTTTATCGTTCAGTTACCTTTACCAGACCAAGTTGATCAGGAGAAAATTATCAATGCGATTGATCCAAGAAAAGATGTTGATGGTTTCCACCCTACCAACTTCGGGAAAATGGCTTTGGAAATGGATACATTTTTACCTGCAACTCCGTTCGGAATTTTAACTTTATTGGAAAGATACAATATTGAAACAAAAGGTAAAGACTGTGTCATCATTGGTAGAAGTAAAATCGTAGGAAGACCAATGAGTATTTTGATGGGAAGAAAAGATTTCCCTGGAAATTCTACGGTTACTCTTACACACTCTTACACAAAAGACATCGAAGAATACACTAAAAAAGCAGACATTGTGATTACCGCTTTGGGAGATCCTCACTTTTTGAAAGGTGAAATGATTAAAGACGGAGCAGTAATCGTTGATGTAGGTATTACAAGAGTAGATGACGACTCTCCAAAAGGATATTATTTGGCTGGTGACGTTGACTTCGACAGTTGTGCAGCAAAAGCAAGCTGGATTACACCTGTTCCGGGAGGAGTGGGTCCTATGACAAGAGCAATGTTGATGAAAAACACCATCATTGCCTACAAAACTTCAGTCTATAATGACTAA
- a CDS encoding glycoside hydrolase family 125 protein, giving the protein MQNRRTFIKKSSLGLGLFAMPTSAALFFDQDFISKRPKLADRKFTSVAVENSIKNIKKSIADPELAWIFENCFPNTLDTTVKFYQKNNKPFTYVITGDIDAMWLRDSSAQVYPYLSLANEDEKLKNLLKGVINKQVECVLLDPYANAFFDDASKISEWKDDLTEMKPGLHERKWEIDSLCYVMRLSYNYWKTTGDASVFDAEWKKAMLLILKTFKEQQRKDSKGSYKFQRANGNPLDTQFAGGFGNPTKKIGLIHSMFRPSDDATFYPFLVSSNMFAVVSLRETADVFSKILKDENSSIQFINLAKEVDETIQKYAILNHPTAGKIYALEIDGFGNALFMDDANVPNLLSIPYLGYASKDDEVYRNTRKFSLSKANPWFSEGKFAKGIGGPHIGGHKIWPLGLIMQALTTDDDEEIISVLKMLKATHAGTGFIHESFDVDNPKDFTRSWFAWANTLFGELILHLHKTKPEILKRKF; this is encoded by the coding sequence ATGCAAAACAGAAGAACATTCATCAAAAAATCATCACTCGGATTGGGTTTATTTGCAATGCCAACTTCCGCTGCATTATTTTTTGATCAGGATTTCATCTCGAAAAGGCCAAAGTTAGCTGACCGAAAATTCACTTCGGTGGCCGTTGAAAATTCCATTAAAAATATTAAAAAATCAATCGCAGATCCAGAATTGGCGTGGATATTTGAAAACTGTTTTCCGAACACTTTAGATACGACAGTGAAATTTTATCAGAAAAACAATAAGCCTTTTACGTACGTGATCACGGGAGATATCGATGCGATGTGGCTTCGGGATTCTTCGGCGCAGGTTTATCCGTATTTGAGTCTGGCTAATGAAGATGAAAAACTGAAGAATCTATTGAAAGGCGTTATTAATAAACAGGTTGAATGTGTTCTACTTGATCCTTACGCAAATGCATTTTTTGATGATGCCAGTAAAATCAGCGAGTGGAAGGATGATTTAACCGAAATGAAACCCGGACTTCACGAGCGAAAATGGGAAATAGATTCTTTGTGCTACGTGATGCGTCTTTCGTACAATTACTGGAAAACAACGGGAGACGCTTCTGTTTTCGATGCTGAATGGAAAAAAGCAATGCTTTTAATTCTGAAAACTTTTAAAGAGCAACAGAGAAAAGATTCAAAAGGATCATATAAATTCCAGCGGGCAAATGGAAATCCTTTAGACACACAGTTTGCAGGTGGTTTTGGAAATCCTACAAAGAAAATTGGGTTGATTCATTCGATGTTCAGACCTTCAGATGATGCTACTTTTTATCCGTTTTTGGTTTCTTCGAATATGTTCGCTGTCGTTTCTTTGAGGGAAACTGCAGATGTTTTTTCTAAGATTTTAAAAGATGAAAATTCTTCAATTCAATTTATAAATTTAGCAAAAGAAGTAGATGAGACCATTCAGAAATATGCTATTTTAAATCATCCTACTGCCGGAAAAATCTATGCTTTAGAAATTGATGGTTTCGGAAATGCTTTGTTTATGGATGATGCCAATGTTCCGAATTTGCTCTCAATTCCTTATCTGGGTTATGCTTCAAAAGATGACGAGGTTTACAGAAATACGAGGAAATTTTCTTTAAGTAAAGCCAATCCATGGTTTAGTGAAGGAAAATTTGCCAAAGGAATTGGCGGACCGCACATTGGCGGACACAAAATCTGGCCCTTGGGTTTGATTATGCAGGCTTTGACAACTGATGATGACGAAGAAATCATTTCTGTTTTAAAAATGCTAAAAGCCACTCACGCAGGAACCGGATTTATCCACGAATCTTTCGATGTAGACAATCCGAAAGATTTTACGAGATCGTGGTTTGCATGGGCCAACACGCTCTTTGGTGAATTGATTCTTCACCTCCACAAAACAAAACCCGAAATCCTGAAACGAAAGTTTTAA
- a CDS encoding DUF4349 domain-containing protein, whose translation MKTTYIRLTIATAILSGIYSCKKGEATTSDYEISVAADSASINISDSVSSVATMSVKDKQFIKTANVNMEVKDVYDATISIEKSVQELGGFVTHSDLQSRVISEETYNTSDEDAMLVKKYQTENSMQVRVPTSKLGELLTLINDKKLFLNSRIINAEDVTSSIKYAELEGKRIKKTGENISELKTTKDKVKMSDENMSEENQQQLANLDVADNLKYSTIDIYIKEPKLRIAEIAVTNSKNIDNKYKFNFFYSAKNTFVEGYYLIQKLIVGLIMIWPIVLISAIAFYFYRKNKSNNRIQQAKEQNSAS comes from the coding sequence ATGAAAACGACTTACATCAGATTAACCATTGCAACTGCAATTTTATCAGGAATTTATTCATGTAAAAAAGGTGAAGCAACCACGAGTGATTATGAAATATCTGTAGCAGCAGATTCAGCTTCGATAAATATTTCTGATAGCGTTTCGTCAGTTGCTACGATGTCCGTAAAAGACAAGCAATTCATCAAGACAGCCAATGTAAACATGGAAGTAAAAGATGTTTATGACGCAACCATTTCCATTGAGAAATCGGTGCAGGAACTTGGAGGATTTGTTACGCACAGCGATTTACAAAGCAGAGTAATTTCAGAGGAAACTTATAATACTTCCGATGAAGACGCAATGCTTGTGAAAAAATATCAGACTGAAAATTCTATGCAGGTAAGAGTTCCTACTTCAAAATTGGGCGAACTTTTAACCCTAATTAATGATAAAAAATTGTTCCTGAATTCAAGAATTATCAATGCCGAAGATGTGACTTCAAGTATTAAATATGCAGAATTGGAAGGAAAAAGAATCAAGAAAACTGGTGAAAATATTTCTGAGCTTAAAACCACAAAAGACAAAGTGAAAATGAGCGATGAGAACATGTCTGAAGAAAATCAGCAACAGCTCGCAAATCTTGATGTGGCTGACAATTTAAAATACAGTACTATTGATATTTACATTAAAGAACCAAAACTTCGCATTGCAGAAATTGCAGTAACCAACTCGAAAAACATTGACAACAAATATAAATTCAATTTCTTCTACAGCGCTAAAAATACTTTTGTGGAAGGATATTATTTAATTCAGAAGTTGATTGTCGGATTAATTATGATTTGGCCAATTGTATTAATTTCAGCCATCGCATTTTACTTTTACCGAAAAAACAAATCTAACAATAGAATTCAGCAGGCAAAAGAACAGAATTCGGCATCCTAA
- a CDS encoding ABC transporter ATP-binding protein → MIEVKNLKKSFGDVEVLKGISTNFEKGKTNLIIGQSGSGKTVFLKSLLNVYQPSSGEILFDGRDINVMNREEKQHLRSEIGTLFQGSALFDSLTVEENIMFPLDMFTNLTFREKKRRVFEVIGRVHLDKANRKFPSEISGGMQKRVAIARAIVNHPKYLFCDEPNSGLDPYTSNVIDDLLLEITKEYNTTTIINTHDMNSVMTIGEKIVYLRLGIKEWEGNKDILITAGNKNLIDFVYSSELFKELREYLLENNKTIENTITKIDDNEKIN, encoded by the coding sequence ATGATTGAGGTAAAAAATCTTAAAAAGAGTTTTGGTGATGTTGAAGTGCTTAAAGGAATTTCAACCAACTTCGAAAAAGGAAAAACAAACCTGATTATCGGACAGAGTGGATCTGGTAAAACAGTTTTTCTTAAAAGTTTATTGAATGTTTATCAGCCTTCATCAGGAGAAATTTTATTTGACGGTAGAGATATCAATGTCATGAACCGCGAAGAAAAACAACACTTACGATCTGAAATTGGAACACTGTTTCAGGGAAGTGCGTTGTTTGATTCATTAACTGTTGAAGAAAACATTATGTTTCCTTTAGATATGTTTACCAATCTTACTTTCAGAGAAAAGAAAAGAAGGGTTTTTGAGGTAATCGGAAGAGTACATTTAGATAAGGCCAACCGAAAGTTCCCTTCAGAAATATCCGGAGGAATGCAGAAACGTGTGGCGATTGCCAGAGCGATTGTAAACCATCCTAAATATCTTTTCTGTGATGAACCCAATTCTGGGCTAGATCCTTACACATCTAATGTAATTGACGATTTGTTACTTGAAATCACCAAAGAATATAATACTACTACGATCATCAATACACACGATATGAACTCGGTGATGACGATTGGTGAAAAAATTGTGTATTTGAGATTGGGTATCAAAGAATGGGAAGGTAATAAAGACATACTGATTACTGCAGGCAATAAAAATCTGATCGACTTCGTTTATTCCTCAGAGTTATTCAAGGAATTGAGAGAATATCTTTTGGAGAATAATAAAACAATTGAAAATACTATTACAAAAATAGACGACAATGAAAAAATTAATTAG
- a CDS encoding type II toxin-antitoxin system RelE/ParE family toxin, whose protein sequence is MAYKIVLSPKAEIEIDNAIQYYNQFSKSAAKSFKKQLSNSYKKIRLNPFFEKKYNNVRFLPFSKYPYIVLFRIDEIAKKAFILSVFCTHQNPEKYP, encoded by the coding sequence ATGGCATATAAAATTGTTTTATCCCCAAAAGCAGAAATAGAAATTGACAATGCTATTCAATATTATAATCAATTTTCAAAGTCAGCGGCAAAATCATTTAAGAAACAACTTTCGAATTCTTATAAAAAAATTCGGCTAAATCCTTTTTTTGAAAAAAAATACAATAATGTGAGATTCTTACCTTTTTCAAAGTATCCCTACATTGTTTTATTTCGGATTGATGAAATAGCAAAAAAGGCTTTTATCCTCTCCGTTTTCTGCACTCATCAGAATCCGGAAAAATATCCTTAG
- a CDS encoding MauE/DoxX family redox-associated membrane protein yields MKIIKFIISLLFGLMFINAGLNKFLNYMPMPKPTPEQMKVFEAFNNLHWLMPLVGAVEIIGGLLFIFPKTRALGAIVILPVMVGIILHVFTIDKSTTGMAIAGVLFLINLWMIIDNKDKYKALIS; encoded by the coding sequence ATGAAAATTATTAAATTTATTATCAGTCTACTTTTCGGATTAATGTTCATCAATGCCGGATTAAACAAGTTTCTCAATTATATGCCAATGCCAAAACCTACGCCGGAGCAGATGAAAGTTTTCGAAGCTTTCAATAATTTACATTGGTTAATGCCATTAGTGGGAGCTGTCGAAATCATCGGAGGATTATTATTTATTTTCCCAAAAACAAGAGCTTTAGGAGCAATCGTAATTTTACCGGTAATGGTAGGAATTATTCTTCATGTTTTTACAATCGACAAATCCACAACAGGAATGGCTATTGCCGGAGTTCTGTTTCTCATTAATCTTTGGATGATTATCGATAATAAAGATAAATATAAAGCATTGATTAGCTAA